The Paenibacillus spongiae nucleotide sequence TCATGTTGGATGAAGAGAAGCTGGCGGTTGTATTTCAAGCTGCGCCGGGTATTCATTTGCCGCGGTCCCAGTGGAATTCCTCTATATTCCGAAAGCTGGGGCAGCAAATGGGCAGGATGCATCGCGCGTCCAGAGCGTATACGGAGCGTGAGGCGGCTGTATATATCAAAGATTGGCACGATAACGATGAGTATGATTTTCTGGCCCATATTCCAAGAGAAGAGACCGTTATCCGGGATATGGCCCGGGATGTTCTGGATCGTGTTAACAAGCTGCCGCGAGATCCGGATTATTACGGCATCATACACGGCGACTTGTGGCTCGAAAATATCCTTGTCGACCGCGACCACAAGCTAACGATGATTGATTTTCAAGATTGCGAAAAGCATTATTATGGATTCGACCTGGCTGTTCCCATCTATTCTGCACTGGAGTTCTCGTTCGCAGGCAAAGGAAATATAGGCGAGTATGCCCAGTCCATTGCCGGCGCTCTTATAGAAGGCTATCAAGAGGAGAACGATCTTCCGGCTGAGGTGCTGCAGCACATGCCGATTTTTATGAAGCTGAAAGAATTGTTTGAATACAATCTGATGCATATGTATTGGAATCGCGACGAACTAACCGAGGAGCAAGTCCGAATCATGAACCTATACCGCATTCGGATCGAACAAAACCACGTCATCAAAATTTAGCACATGTCCTCCAAGGCATTCCCGAGCATCTGAGCAGCGGCCTCAGATGCTCTTTATTTGCAGATCAGCTGTTTAAAATGGAAGCCAGCCTCTGAACCCCTACTAAAATCTTCTCCTCCGATCGGCGACCTGCGTCATCATGACGACCGCTGCTTTGGATACGTTGCAGCCAACGGCATTGATGGTCGCAAGAAAGCCCGTTACGGATGCCGTATTAATAATCGTGCCGCCATTCCCGAGTTCCTGCATTTTTTTTCGGGCGGCCTATTCTTCCCCGCGTTCATCGTGCATTAACCCAGTATCCGCTCCTTCCGGTATTCACCGGGGTTGATCCCTTCAAGCTTCTTGAACACCCGGCTAAAATATTTCTCGTCTTGGTAGCCGACCATTTCGGCGACCTGGGTGATGCGCAGGTGGGGATTGTGCAGCAGCAGTTTGGCCTTCTCGATCCGAATGCGGCTGAGGTAATCGAGAAGGGTGACCCCGTATTCCTGCTTGAATTTGCGTGCGACATACTCCCGGCTAAGGAAGAAGCGTGCGGCTACATCCTGGAGCGATATGTCCTCGAGATAATGGCTCTCCACGTATTTGGCGATATCCTGGATGAAAAAATGATTCTTCGCGTGCGCTTGGACGAGCGTCTTGGACGCCGCCTCCAGCCGCTCGATCATCTCCGCCTTCAGATTCTCCCAAGACAGCATCCCTTTCTCGTTCAGGGGCAGCGGAACGATCGTTTCCGCCTTGGCTTCTTCCCGCTCTTCCGCATGCTCCGCATTGACGGCTTCTCCCTCGATCCACTTCAGGAGCATCCAATCCCACTCCCCGTCCCATTGCATCAGCTGCTCCGGCGACACCAAACCCAATTGTTTGACGCCGGCAAGCCAGTTGTCCACGGCTGCTTGGATTTGCTCGCGACTGCCGCTCAGCGCGGCCAGTCGGAAAATCTCCTCGAAGGAGGCCAGGCGCGGCTGGCGTTTGGAAGACGCTCCGTCTTCCTCCTGATAGGGATGGAAGTGCCCGGGGGCGAGAAGATTACGTTTTTCGACCGCTCTGGAAGCTTCTCGATAACCGCGCTGCACTTCGCTTGGGAAGGCGTGCGATAGAGCGATCCCGAAATGAAAGCGGCGATGGAGCGTCAGATAAATGCCCTCGTTAATATCCCTCAATACGCTGCTGAAGCCGCTTGCATCGTCCCAGAAGAGAAGGACAAGCTCGCCGGGGCTGTTCAACTGACGGAAGGCGACCCCCCTTGACCGCAGCAGCTCGTTGCAGATATTGCTCAGCGTGAAGAAGAGCAGCTGATGCTGATTGTGAAACTTGGCCAGCAGCTTGCTGTCGATCTGCGAGACGGCCAGCACGGCCACGGAGCAGGAGACGGGCCCGGCAGGGAGGCGGAACTTCTCCAGCAGCTGATTCAGAAGCTCCCTGCGGCTTTGTCCCGTAACGAGGTCGGTCAACAGCTTGTCTGCATAGTGAGGCTTCATTTCATTCACTTCGATGCTCCGCCTGGTAAGCCGTTTCCGTTCCTCTTCCTCCTTGCGCCAGCAGTCCGCCGCTTTGCCCAGCGCTTCGTTCAGGGCGTCGGCCTTGACCGGCTTCAGAATATAGTCCATTCCGCCGTTGCGAATCACATGGCGCATCAATTCGAAGTCGTCGTATCCGCTGATGACGATCACTTTGATCCGCGGCATCTCGTCATGAAGCCAGGTCAGCAGCGCTGCACCGTCCTTGCGGGGCATGCGCATGTCGGTCAAGACGATCTGCGGGGCATGCTCCAGGATGGCCGTCACCGCATCTTCCCCGTCGGTCGCTTCCAGCACCTCGCGGATACCGAACCGGTCCCAGTCCGCGAGCAGATTGATGGCACTCCTTACGTGTTTTTCGTCGTCAACGATCAGGACCTTCATTTATGAATCCCCTCTCCAACGCATATTCAATGGTGATTTGCACGCCATGGGGCATGATGTTCCCGATATGGAGAACTGCCATGTCCGCAGAGTACAGCCGGAGCCTCATCAGCACGTTGCACAAGCCAATAGACGCCCTGTCCTCCATGTTGTTCTCTTCGTAATCGTCTTTCTGCGCCGAAAGCTCTTCTTGCAATTGCTTTAGCCTGGCCTCGGGAATGGAAGCGCCGTTGTTCTCGATCATGATAACGAGCCGATTCGGGGCCGTTACCCTGCTGCGAACCGACAGAAGGCCCCGGCCGAGGCGGGGATCCATGCCATGCTTGAAATAATTCTCGACCAAAGGCTGCAGCGTCATCTTGGGGATAACCGCGGTTAAGCTATCCGGCGCCAAGTCGAAAATATATTCGAACTGATCGTCGAACCGTTCCTTCTGCATGTTCAAGTAGAGCCTGACGTGATCGGCCTCCTCCTGCAGCGTCACCGTGGATTCGCCGCTGCGCATTTTGTAGCGCATCATTTCCGCCAGAGAGGAGATGAGATTATAGACTTGCGGCACTTTTTGCTGCAGGGCGATCGTTCCAATCGATTGCAGCGCATTGTACAGAAAATGCGGATCGATTTGCGCCTGCAGCGCCTGGAGCTGGTTCGTCTTATTGGCGAGCTCGAGCTTGTACTTCCGGAGAATCAGGTTATTGATCGTATCCATCATTTGCCTGAACCGGCGGGATAACGTGCCGATCTCGTCCTTGCTGTCGATCTTAATGTCGATATCCAGGCGGCCGGTCTGGATTTCGTTCATGTAACCGGCAAGCTGCTTAATCGGCCTCGTAATCCGGATAGAGATAAACAGCGTGCCCACGATGACGGACAGCAGCGCCAGAGCCGCGATAACCGCGTTAATCATCGTCAGCTCCGTAGACCTTCTGTAGAGGACACTGTGGGGCACTTGCTTGATCAGTGTCCACTTTGCAAAGGGAACATCGAGTTTCTCATAGACAAGGATGGCTTTATCCCTATCCATGGATCCCGAATTTCCGTCCGTTGTCTTCGCTGCGATGTCCGGATCCCCGATCGGCTTGCCGATCTCTTCAGGCTCGCCGCTGTAGATAACGATTCCGTTCTCATCCAGCAGGTACAGCTGTTCGTCGCCGGCATCGTAGAGCTGGTCGCAGATCGCCGCGATTCCCTCGAGATGAACGTCGATGGCCAGAATCGCCAGTTGGTCGGTGGAAGGGATGCGAACGATTGGCCGGAAGAACGTGAACACCTTCCTGTCCGGATTGTCGTTCGGTGAACGCGGGAAACCGTAGCTGTGCGCGGGATGCGGAGGCTCGGTGTCTGTCTGGTCCGTATCGTACAGACGCGCGCTCTCATATGGAGCGGGGCGGAAATTCCGTCTCGGCACGCTGTTCGTGATCAGCGTCGATTGATTCGTCATGAATGAATGCAGGTAGACCTGCCAAATATCAGGAAGCGAGTTCTGCAAATTTTGCAGCGTCGTGTAGATTTCGGCGGCGGCCTGGTAATCGTCCGGGCTTTTGGACAAATTAGTTAGGAAATGCGGGTCCGAATAGATGACAATCGAGGCCCGGTTGATATTGCTCAAATAGTTGACGAGATTCGTCTTGCCTTGGAATATGAGCCGCGCGTTCTCGCTCACCGACTGCTCCTTGATCGACTCCCGGGTGTGAATAATCGTAATAACTTGGGACAGGATCAGCGGAATGATTGTGACGGCCAGCATGAACTGGATCAGCCTTTTGCGTATGCTGTGAGACTTCATCGTAAATTCCCTCGCTTGCCACAACGGACGCCATGCAGATCAATATCGTACTCCTATCGGTTCACGATCGTCCGTTTTTTTCGATATGCGTATCCAGCATACTGAATAATAAGTAAAAAAGAAAATGTGTAAAGGGGAGAACGGGGATGAATTCCAAAAAGGCATCGCAACTGGCTCAACAGATCGTATTCGTCGGTCCCGCGCTCGTGTTTTTCACCTTGATCATGGTCATTCCGTTCCTGTTCGGGTTGTATTATTCGTTCACGGATTGGAACGGCGTATCGGGAGAAGCAGGCTGGGTCGGGTTCGATAACTATAAACAGATTTTCATGCATGACGACGCGTTTCGCGAATCGTTCTGGTTTACGGCGAAGTTCACGGTACTGGGCGTCGTCTTCACGAACGTTCTGGGCTTCGTGCTTGCGTACTTCCTGACGAAGCCGCTCAAGACCCGGAACGTGCTGCGGACGGTATTCTTCATGCCGAATGTTATCGGCGGCCTGCTGCTTGGATTCATTTGGCAGTTTATTTTCGTAAAAGGCTTCGCTGCCGTCGGCAGCACGACGGGAATATCCTTCTTTAACTTACCCTGGCTGGGGACGGAAAATACGGCGTTCTGGGCCATCGTCATCGTGTTTGTCTGGCAGACGGCCGGCTATCTGATGGTCATCTACATCTCGTCGCTGAACAACGTGCCCCGGGACATTCTGGAAGCGGCCGAAATCGACGGGGCCAGCCGGCTGCAAATTTTGCGCTCGATCATCATTCCGCTTATCATGCCGGCTGCGACGATATGTCTGTTCCTGGCGATCTCCTGGTCGTTCAAGATGTTCGACTTGAATCTGTCCCTGACCAAGGGCGGGCCGTTCGGTTCGACGGAATCGGTTGCGATGAACATCTATAACGAAGCCTTCTCCAAGAATAGATACGGGCTTGGCACCGCGAAAGCGATCATCTTCTTTGTCATCGTGGCGGTCATTACGAGCTTGCAAGTGAAGTTCACGAAAAGCAAGGAGGTTGAGGCGTAATGGACATCGCGAAAAAAAACCGGGCGGGAACGATCGCGACGGAACTGGTTATGATCGTTCTGGGAATTCTGTTCCTCGTTCCGTTCTACTTCTTGTTCGTGAATTCGGTGAAAAGCTTCGGCGATTTGCTCACGAACGCGGCCAGCCTGCCGAAATCGATCGAGTGGGGCAACTACTCGCGCGCTTTCGACATCACGAACTTTCCAACCGCGTTCCTGAATTCCTCCATCATCACGATCGTGAGCAACGTCCTGCTGGTTCTTATCAGCGCTATGGCGGCGCATCGCATGGTTCGCAGCAACAGCCGGTTTAATAAAGGTTTATTCTTAATGCTTGTTGCCGCGATGGTTGTGCCGTTCCAATCGATCATGATCCCGCTCGTCAAGGTTGCCAGCACCCTGGGGCTCATGAATAGCATTCACGGCATGATCATCTGTTACCTCGGATTCGGGGTGCCGATGTCCGTCTTCCTGCTTCACGGCTTCGTGAAGTCGATTCCGCAGGAGATCGAGGAGGCGGCGACGGTGGACGGCTCAAACGCCTACGGTGTTTTCTTTCGGGTCGTGTTCCCCCTCATGAAGCCGATGCTCGTGACGGTGTTCATCCTAAACACGCTCTGGATCTGGAACGACTATCTGCTTCCGTCGCTCATCCTGCAATCGGTGGAGCTGCAGACGATTCCAATCGCGACGTTTGCGTTCTTCGGACAGTACACGAAGCAGTGGGACTTGGCCCTGCCGGCGCTCGTGATGGGCGTCACCCCAATCATTGTCTTCTTCCTGTTCATGCAGAAATATATCATCGAGGGCATTACGCAAGGCGCAGTCAAGGGTTGACGAGAGGTCACTCCCGTCTACCTGTTTGATCAATATTCTGCCTATAAGTACGTTGATTGACCTTATACAATGAAAACGTAAGCAAGCCAACAAGAGAAGTAAAGGGGAGGCACCACCATGAAGAAGTTGAACTTCAAGATGACAGTCGTTCTGCTGCTCGCGTTCTCGCTCGTCTTGTCCGCATGCGGCTCCAAACCATCGAACAACGGAGATACTGCGGCTAACGGCGGCGGCTCGCAAGAAACGAAAACGATCAAGATTTTCCAATTCAAAGTCGAGATCGCCGAAGCGCTTAACCGCCTGAAAGCGGAGTATGAGAGCACGCACCCGGGCATCAAGCTGGACATTCAGACAGTGGGCGGAGGCGCGGATTACGGCGCGGCATTGAAAGCGAAATTCGCTTCGGGCGAAGAACCCGACATCTTCAACAACGGCGGATACAGAGAATTTGAGACTTGGATCGACAAGCTGGAGGACCTGTCCGATCAACCGTGGGTCGCGGATGCATTGGACGTTGCGAAAGAACCGATGACCAAGGACGGGAAAATCTACGGACAACCGATGAACCTGGAAGGGTACGGCTTCGTATACAATAAAGACCTGTTTGCCAAAGCGGGCATCACGGAAGTGCCTAAGACGCTATCCCAGCTGGAGGAAGCGGCGAAGAAACTGCAGGAAGCGGGCATTACGCCGTTCGCCAACGGTTACCAGGAGACGTGGATTCTCGGCCTGCATTCGTTAAACGTGGCATTCGCGCATCAGAAGGATCCGGACGCGTTCATTAAAGGGCTGAACGAGGGCACGGAGAAAATCCCGGGTAACGCGGCGTTCCAAGAGTGGATCAAGCTGGTCGACCTGACGTTGAAATACGGCAACAAAAACCCGCTGACAACGGACTATAACACCGAAATGACGATGTTCGCCAATGGCGAAGCCGCAATGACTCAACAAGGCAACTGGACGCAAGTGCAGATCAACGGCATCAACCCGGATCTGAACATCGGCATTCTGCCGATGCCAATCAACGAGAACGCGGACGATAACGATAAGCTGTTCATCGGCGTGCCGAACAACTGGGTCGTCAACAAGAACTCACCGGTGAAAGCGGAAGCGAAGGAATTCCTGAACTGGCTCGTAAGCTCCGATGCCGGCAAGAAATATATCACCAAGGAATTCAAGTTCATTCCGGCATTCAAGAGCATCGAAGCGACGAACGAGGACCTGGGCGATCTTGGAGCCGAAGTCGTGAAGTACAGCCAGGAAGGCAAGACGCTGAGCTGGAACTTTAACAAGTTCCCGGACGGCGGCATGAACGAGTTCGCAAACCAGATCCAAGCGTATTTCGCGGGCAAGTCCGATGCGAACCGCTTGTTGGAGGATCTGCAGAAGGCATGGGACAGCCTAAAGACAACGAAATAATAGCAGGCTAGGATGAGAGGCGGACTCCGGTTAACGGTGGACGCCTCTTTCCATTTCAATAGGGAGGGGACGGACACATCCTACATATTTCGATTATCCGGAATAACAAACGACACGGTCGTTCCTTCGCCGGGCTTGCTGACGATAGACAAGCCTTGGCCGTATAATTGCATCAATCGCCGGTGCGTATTGGCAATACCGATCCCGCCCTTGCCCTTCATGGTCGGATTCAGCAGCTGAATGACCTTCTCCTGTTCCATCCCCTTGCCGTTATCCTTGACTTCAATAAGCGTGAAGCCGTCCCGGCGGGCAATCCGAATATGAACCGTACCGCCTTGATTCCGGCTGAGGAGGCCGTGTCTGACGGCATTCTCGATCAGCGGCTGAATCGTAAGCGGAGGGAGGAGCAGGCTGATGCCGGGCTCAACCTCCCATACGACGGATAGCCTGTCCTCGAACCGAACCTGCTCGATATGCAAATACGCTTTGGCAAGCTCCAGTTCATGCGAGAGCTCGACCAGCTCCCCTGTATTAAGAAAATCGAAGCTGATCCGCAAGTAAGAAGCGAACGCATACCCCAGATCCCGCATCCGGTCCGTATCGATATCGCTAAGCGCCATAATGGAATTCAGCGTGTTGAATAGAAAATGAGGATGGATTTGAGCCTGAAGATAGGCGGCTTCCATACGCAAACGTTCATGGATGGACTGCTTCAGCGCGGTCAGCGCCCGGATCCGGTATTTGAGCTCAAGCGCATCTACGGGCTTGGTTACATAATCATTGGCTCCCGACGAGAATCCGGTATAGATGTCGGCCGGCTGGCTGCGCGCGGTCAGCAGCAGCACCGGAAGCTCGGATAGGGAATAATGCTCCCTGACCCGCTGCGTTAGCTCGTAGCCGGACATGTGGGGCATCATGACATCGGCAATCAGCAGATCCCATTGCCTGGTATCCAGCAAAATCAGCGCTTCGCGGGCGGATTGGGCCGTTGTAATGGTATACGGTTCCGTCGATAGAATGCCGACTAACACATTGAGGTTGACAGGGTCGTCATCAACGGCAAGAATATGCATCTTCCGCTCATTCAGCAGCGGCGGAAGATTTGCAGCGGCAGCCATTTCCCCGATTGCAGCCCCGGGAATCATTAATCCGGCGAAGGCTTCTTCCGCTCCGTCCGTTGCATTCGGACGACGAAGCGGGTGCTGCGGCAGCGGAATAGCGATAGATCCGCTAAAGGCAGATCGAAGTTGAATACGGAGCCCTTGCCCGGTTCGGAGCGAACGGTTAAGGCGCCGCCATGCAATTCGACCAGCTGCTTGCAGATGCTTAAGCCAAGTCCGATCCCCCGCCCGTCGCTTATTCCATTAGCCCCTTGCTCGTACGGGAGAAACGCGCGTGCCTGTGTTTCCTCGTTCATGCCGACTCCGGTATCGGAGACACGGATGACGGCCCGCCCGCGCCGAGTTTCAGCGGAAACGGAGACGGTTCCTTCCTCTGTATACTTAAGGGCGTTATGTATCAAGTTGTACAAAATTTGCACGAGCCTCTTCTCATCCGTCATTACCGGCGGCATCGATTCCGCGATATCCATGGTCAGCCGGACAGGCTTGCCTTCTGTCATGAAATTCAGCATGCCGATTACGCCGGGAGCGATGGATTGAATCTTTAAAGGCTCTTGCTGCAGGATAATGCGCTGTTCCCGGAGCCGTGCCGCATCGAGAAGATCGCCGAGCATATGCGACATGCGGCGGCTTATTGTGACAAGCAGCTCCATGTCCTTCAGGCTTCTCGCGGTCATTTTCCCTTTCTCTTTCGTTGCGACGGTTTGCGCGATATTCATGATTCCGTGCAGCGGCGTCCGCAGTTCATGCGACGTATTGGCGAGAAATTGGTCCTTCAGCTTGTCGGCTTTCTTTAATTGCTCGTTCAGCATGGCGTTTTCTTTGGTATGACGGAAGTATTTCTTAAACCAGTACGCAGAGAAGCCGATGATGGCCGCAATTCGATCTATAGGATAGTACACTTCGATAACGGATTGATGCCTATTGAATATGTGCCAGAACACGCCGGACAGGATGCTGGCCGCGGACAGCAGCAGGAAGATCATGTCTTCGTCGGTCTGGTTCTCGTCGGTCTGGTTCTTGAAGAACATGGTGCCGATGGTCCAAATAAGGCAAGCGAACGGGAACAAATAGAAGAACGCATAAATGCCCAGTTCGATCGATCCGTGCACCCATGGCGCGCTTGCCGCCAGTAGAAATCCGGAATAGGCAGCGAGCGCCGCCGTATATAGGCGGAGCCACCCGTTCTTCAGCGAAATCGTATAGAACCTTCGGAAGATAGCGAGGATCAAGAAGGATTGCCACACGTAAACGAGCAGTTTGATCTTGAGCGCCCACGTGTAATTGATCGATAGCCACACCAAAAGCAAGTTGTCGTAATCGGACACGATAATGAATCCGGCCGTGAGCGCAAACAGAACGAATAGGAGCAAAGCTCTCTCCCGGGGATTAAACAGGTAGAGAATGCCGGCATACAGAGCGTGAAGCAGCAGGATGATAAACGAAGCAAGCTGAAACCCGATGGAATACCAGCGAACGTAATCGATCGCGGCCTGAGAGCCGAACCGGAGAGAGCTCAGGATCCCGCCATTATAAGGGTTATCGAAGTTAGCCGTGCGAATTAGCACTTCGATCTCTTCCGTGCCTTTACCCGAGTAGGAGGCGGTGAAAGAGATTTTTCTGGGCGTATACTCGCCGGCGCTTGCGGCAGGCATTCCAATAGGCCCCTCGGATAGCCCGTTTATCTCTACGTTGGTGGAGGCTTCGATCCCTTGGAGCCATAACGCGACGGGCTGCTCCAGCGGATCGACTAGAATACGCAGCCGGTATGTTCCGTACCCGTAGGAGGAATCCGAGCCCTCCGCCAGCCCGCTGCTCCAGTCTCCCGGAACCTGGACATAGCTTGATTGATTTTCCGATCGCGATAGATCCGGATAAGTAATGAATTGTTCAGGGTAGAACTGCCACTGCCCGTCCAGCGAGACGGTGGAAGTATTGTCAAAGTCCCATCCGCGCATGTCGAGTACGCCATTGACCGCACGGGGATGTTCCTTTGTATCAAAGATTTCGGACCAACCCCACCGCAGGCCGATGAGAACGCCAAGAAATAAAAGAATGATAGCTGCATATTTAAGAGCGGTTGTAGGTTGATTTCGCATCATACGAGGAAATTCGACACAATCTGCGTTTATCCTTTTCATTAATGGCCTGAATATCATCTTCGCGAGGTACGTTGATTCTCTTAGGGGTATTCATGACTGGTTGAACATCGGCGGGGTGGAAAGGGAATAAATTGAAGGGAAATCGAATGGGGTATGGAAATGGTTAATATGGAGTGTCTGAAGGGAGAATGGCTGCCGGAGTGACGCAGCGGTAATCGGGCAGGCCCCTTGAAGATTTTTTTTGTTCTACGATGTCGATTCCGCGGCCGCTTATTCGTCGTCTAGATAGGAGCGAGATTCCCGGGCAGGCGAACACGGATATCGGTTCTCCATTATGAATACAGGAGGCGGTATGTATGCGATTTATGATGATTGTCAAAGGCACGAAGGATTCGGAAGCGGGCATTATGCCCAGCACGGAGCTGCTTGAAGCCATGCTGCGGTATAACGAAGAACTGGCCAAGGCCGGCGTGCTGCTTGCCGCCGATGGACTGCACGCAAG carries:
- a CDS encoding phosphotransferase enzyme family protein — protein: MEERILQFLHETYPIHCDLVEAVTNEMYRCRAAEGGFFVRITNYKTDREQAEEVNWVNFLYHEGIGVPQPIPSRKGTFVEKVMLDEEKLAVVFQAAPGIHLPRSQWNSSIFRKLGQQMGRMHRASRAYTEREAAVYIKDWHDNDEYDFLAHIPREETVIRDMARDVLDRVNKLPRDPDYYGIIHGDLWLENILVDRDHKLTMIDFQDCEKHYYGFDLAVPIYSALEFSFAGKGNIGEYAQSIAGALIEGYQEENDLPAEVLQHMPIFMKLKELFEYNLMHMYWNRDELTEEQVRIMNLYRIRIEQNHVIKI
- a CDS encoding response regulator transcription factor; translation: MKVLIVDDEKHVRSAINLLADWDRFGIREVLEATDGEDAVTAILEHAPQIVLTDMRMPRKDGAALLTWLHDEMPRIKVIVISGYDDFELMRHVIRNGGMDYILKPVKADALNEALGKAADCWRKEEEERKRLTRRSIEVNEMKPHYADKLLTDLVTGQSRRELLNQLLEKFRLPAGPVSCSVAVLAVSQIDSKLLAKFHNQHQLLFFTLSNICNELLRSRGVAFRQLNSPGELVLLFWDDASGFSSVLRDINEGIYLTLHRRFHFGIALSHAFPSEVQRGYREASRAVEKRNLLAPGHFHPYQEEDGASSKRQPRLASFEEIFRLAALSGSREQIQAAVDNWLAGVKQLGLVSPEQLMQWDGEWDWMLLKWIEGEAVNAEHAEEREEAKAETIVPLPLNEKGMLSWENLKAEMIERLEAASKTLVQAHAKNHFFIQDIAKYVESHYLEDISLQDVAARFFLSREYVARKFKQEYGVTLLDYLSRIRIEKAKLLLHNPHLRITQVAEMVGYQDEKYFSRVFKKLEGINPGEYRKERILG
- a CDS encoding cache domain-containing sensor histidine kinase: MKSHSIRKRLIQFMLAVTIIPLILSQVITIIHTRESIKEQSVSENARLIFQGKTNLVNYLSNINRASIVIYSDPHFLTNLSKSPDDYQAAAEIYTTLQNLQNSLPDIWQVYLHSFMTNQSTLITNSVPRRNFRPAPYESARLYDTDQTDTEPPHPAHSYGFPRSPNDNPDRKVFTFFRPIVRIPSTDQLAILAIDVHLEGIAAICDQLYDAGDEQLYLLDENGIVIYSGEPEEIGKPIGDPDIAAKTTDGNSGSMDRDKAILVYEKLDVPFAKWTLIKQVPHSVLYRRSTELTMINAVIAALALLSVIVGTLFISIRITRPIKQLAGYMNEIQTGRLDIDIKIDSKDEIGTLSRRFRQMMDTINNLILRKYKLELANKTNQLQALQAQIDPHFLYNALQSIGTIALQQKVPQVYNLISSLAEMMRYKMRSGESTVTLQEEADHVRLYLNMQKERFDDQFEYIFDLAPDSLTAVIPKMTLQPLVENYFKHGMDPRLGRGLLSVRSRVTAPNRLVIMIENNGASIPEARLKQLQEELSAQKDDYEENNMEDRASIGLCNVLMRLRLYSADMAVLHIGNIMPHGVQITIEYALERGFINEGPDR
- a CDS encoding carbohydrate ABC transporter permease → MNSKKASQLAQQIVFVGPALVFFTLIMVIPFLFGLYYSFTDWNGVSGEAGWVGFDNYKQIFMHDDAFRESFWFTAKFTVLGVVFTNVLGFVLAYFLTKPLKTRNVLRTVFFMPNVIGGLLLGFIWQFIFVKGFAAVGSTTGISFFNLPWLGTENTAFWAIVIVFVWQTAGYLMVIYISSLNNVPRDILEAAEIDGASRLQILRSIIIPLIMPAATICLFLAISWSFKMFDLNLSLTKGGPFGSTESVAMNIYNEAFSKNRYGLGTAKAIIFFVIVAVITSLQVKFTKSKEVEA
- a CDS encoding carbohydrate ABC transporter permease; translation: MDIAKKNRAGTIATELVMIVLGILFLVPFYFLFVNSVKSFGDLLTNAASLPKSIEWGNYSRAFDITNFPTAFLNSSIITIVSNVLLVLISAMAAHRMVRSNSRFNKGLFLMLVAAMVVPFQSIMIPLVKVASTLGLMNSIHGMIICYLGFGVPMSVFLLHGFVKSIPQEIEEAATVDGSNAYGVFFRVVFPLMKPMLVTVFILNTLWIWNDYLLPSLILQSVELQTIPIATFAFFGQYTKQWDLALPALVMGVTPIIVFFLFMQKYIIEGITQGAVKG
- a CDS encoding ABC transporter substrate-binding protein; this encodes MKKLNFKMTVVLLLAFSLVLSACGSKPSNNGDTAANGGGSQETKTIKIFQFKVEIAEALNRLKAEYESTHPGIKLDIQTVGGGADYGAALKAKFASGEEPDIFNNGGYREFETWIDKLEDLSDQPWVADALDVAKEPMTKDGKIYGQPMNLEGYGFVYNKDLFAKAGITEVPKTLSQLEEAAKKLQEAGITPFANGYQETWILGLHSLNVAFAHQKDPDAFIKGLNEGTEKIPGNAAFQEWIKLVDLTLKYGNKNPLTTDYNTEMTMFANGEAAMTQQGNWTQVQINGINPDLNIGILPMPINENADDNDKLFIGVPNNWVVNKNSPVKAEAKEFLNWLVSSDAGKKYITKEFKFIPAFKSIEATNEDLGDLGAEVVKYSQEGKTLSWNFNKFPDGGMNEFANQIQAYFAGKSDANRLLEDLQKAWDSLKTTK
- a CDS encoding response regulator gives rise to the protein MIPGAAIGEMAAAANLPPLLNERKMHILAVDDDPVNLNVLVGILSTEPYTITTAQSAREALILLDTRQWDLLIADVMMPHMSGYELTQRVREHYSLSELPVLLLTARSQPADIYTGFSSGANDYVTKPVDALELKYRIRALTALKQSIHERLRMEAAYLQAQIHPHFLFNTLNSIMALSDIDTDRMRDLGYAFASYLRISFDFLNTGELVELSHELELAKAYLHIEQVRFEDRLSVVWEVEPGISLLLPPLTIQPLIENAVRHGLLSRNQGGTVHIRIARRDGFTLIEVKDNGKGMEQEKVIQLLNPTMKGKGGIGIANTHRRLMQLYGQGLSIVSKPGEGTTVSFVIPDNRNM
- a CDS encoding sensor histidine kinase yields the protein MRGWDFDNTSTVSLDGQWQFYPEQFITYPDLSRSENQSSYVQVPGDWSSGLAEGSDSSYGYGTYRLRILVDPLEQPVALWLQGIEASTNVEINGLSEGPIGMPAASAGEYTPRKISFTASYSGKGTEEIEVLIRTANFDNPYNGGILSSLRFGSQAAIDYVRWYSIGFQLASFIILLLHALYAGILYLFNPRERALLLFVLFALTAGFIIVSDYDNLLLVWLSINYTWALKIKLLVYVWQSFLILAIFRRFYTISLKNGWLRLYTAALAAYSGFLLAASAPWVHGSIELGIYAFFYLFPFACLIWTIGTMFFKNQTDENQTDEDMIFLLLSAASILSGVFWHIFNRHQSVIEVYYPIDRIAAIIGFSAYWFKKYFRHTKENAMLNEQLKKADKLKDQFLANTSHELRTPLHGIMNIAQTVATKEKGKMTARSLKDMELLVTISRRMSHMLGDLLDAARLREQRIILQQEPLKIQSIAPGVIGMLNFMTEGKPVRLTMDIAESMPPVMTDEKRLVQILYNLIHNALKYTEEGTVSVSAETRRGRAVIRVSDTGVGMNEETQARAFLPYEQGANGISDGRGIGLGLSICKQLVELHGGALTVRSEPGKGSVFNFDLPLADLSLFRCRSTRFVVRMQRTERKKPSPD